In Oncorhynchus nerka isolate Pitt River unplaced genomic scaffold, Oner_Uvic_2.0 unplaced_scaffold_919, whole genome shotgun sequence, a single window of DNA contains:
- the kiaa1143 gene encoding uncharacterized protein KIAA1143 homolog has protein sequence MAKTNKGPKANVSWVKPAEPSFLKKFKNDVGFKEGPTIDTKRLEMPALEDDSGSDREDELPQVVILKKGDLSAEEVLQIKEVKDGTEKEDKPPADGKILFKKPTKRSSDKFQGITASSNNNKKKKSEGGDEEKKEEKSEKKVKNKSLLSFGEDEDED, from the exons ATGGCTAAGACGAATAAGGGTCCGAAAGCGAACGTATCGTGGGTGAAACCAGCAGAACCGTCATTTTTAAAGAAATTCAAGAACGATGTTGGCTTTAAGGAAGGACCCACCATTGATACCAAG CGTTTAGAGATGCCAGCCTTGGAGGATGACAGCGGCAGTGATCGTGAAGATGAGCTGCCTCAAGTTGTCATTCTCAAAAAGGGAGATTTGAGCGCCGAAGAAGTGTTGCAGATAAAAGAGGTAAAGGATGGTACAGAAAAAG AAGACAAGCCTCCTGCGGACGGAAAGATCCTGTTCAAGAAGCCCACGAAGCGCTCCTCCGACAAGTTCCAGGGCATCACCGCCAGCTCTAACaacaacaagaagaagaagagtgaaggaggagatgaagagaaaaaGGAGGAGAAGTCTGAAAAGAAGGTGAAGAACAAGAGTCTTCTCTCTTTCggagaggatgaggatgaggactAG
- the tmem42a gene encoding transmembrane protein 42a: MISGAFYALLAGFLGAVASSSAKLSLGSDYLKGVCETGLKTWSQDGDYRIIPEETSPCDWLHIPLRLLCGGLLFTSNAVMWTFFSKALRHSSSSARATVTTTASNFVSSAFLGKLIFGEIHAALWWVGISLTLSGLLVLHGSTSQPAEAKKEE; this comes from the exons ATGATTTCAGGTGCGTTTTATGCATTATTAGCGGGCTTTCTTGGAGCCGTCGCCTCCTCGTCAGCCAAGCTATCTCTGGGCTCAGACTACCTCAAAGGGGTGTGTGAAACAGGGCTGAAAACCTGGTCTCAGGATGGAGACTACAGGATTATTCCGGAGGAAACATCACCCTGCGATTGG CTCCACATCCCTCTGCGGTTGCTGTGTGGAGGACTGCTGTTCACCAGTAATGCTGTGATGTGGACCTTCTTCTCCAAGGCTCTGAGACACTCCTCCTCCTCGGCCCGGGCCACGGTCACCACCACCGCATCCAACTTTGTATCCTCT GCATTCCTTGGGAAGCTGATCTTTGGCGAGATCCACGCAGCACTGTGGTGGGTGGGCATCTCTCTAACGCTGTCAGGTTTACTGGTGTTGCACGGATCAACTTCTCAACCAGCAGAGGCCAAGAAGGAAGAGTGA